The window tataagaaattctccactcagctagctccactcttattggcaacatttacagaagctagagacaaccaaatactacctcaaacatttcgacaagcattaatcaccatctttcctaaacaaaataaggacttgttacaatgtgcatcatatagaccaatttcattcctgaataataatgttaagatactctcaaaaatcctagctagaaggatggagaaagtgctgccctcggtaatatcacaagatcaaactggatttattaaaggccgacacctttcttcaaatctccgatgcttgtttaatgctatatattcaccagcaaaatcaaacaccccagtatggcaagccaaattaacatttagagatatctcaaaatgaattttatgatatctggaaatgcattttatagatatctaaaaatacatctattttaagatatctaaaaggaattgtatgatatctcaaacagatttcaagatatcttgaagtgatatgctgtacatttccagatatctgaaatgcatttcaagatatcttaaatgcaatttgagatatcttgaaatatgttcatgggcattttgagatatctcaaatacatttcaagatatcttaaaatacatctgcaggcattttgagatatctgaaatacattttcagatatcttaaaatagctttctgtacatttcaagatatctcaaatacattttcagatatcttaaaataacttcctgcgtatttcaagatatctcaaatacattttcagatatcttaaaataacttcctgcgtatttcaagatatctcaaatacattttcagatatcttaaaatcacttcctgcgtatttcaagatatctcaaatacattttcagatatcttaaaataacttcctgtgcatttcaagatatctcaaacacattttcagatatcttaaaatcacttcctgtaaaatttcttatactttcaatggaacttcctgcctattttaagatatctcgaaatgcatttaagatatctcgaaatgcacaggaagtgattttgagatatcatgaaatgtatttcagatatctgcgAACAGACAGGAagatatttcgagatatcttaaaaagtaataaaatgactttctttttttaataatacttcCGCCCATTAAAGTTGACAGAGGGTGCTGTACGGTGCATGTTTTATATAGGTAGCATTCTGTGTTTGAATATTCGTAATAAAGCTTACAATATCTAGGCCTCAGTTTGTATCGTCATATTCAGAGTTTATGTAAAGTATTGGcatcacaaaatgtaaaaagacaATTTACACAAGTTGTCGTTGATCGTGATTGCTGCAGTATTCTGTTCAGAAAAGGAAACCCATGTTTATATTATTGATCGTACAAAACCATAAGTTTGTAATTACGGGATCATCATAAAGTACAAGGTAATCTTTTACAATTGGGTGCGCGTCTAACACCAAAAAAATTAGTTACGTTTTAATCGAAACATAAATGTACATATGAAGCAGCTTGAAACATTGCTTCATAAGGCCGCAACTCGAACGGTAAGACATATTTTTAAAGGTTACACTATTAATCAATAGCAACAAAAAGTACCATTAAATCTCCTTTCTTGTGATagtttttctgtaatttactCGTGCAATGCGCTGATTTCTTCCATTGCTTATTTGACATATGAAGCATATGCCCAGTTAAGACAAATATTAACTGTTTTAAATCTTTTACCTTGTTTATGTTATGAAGTGAAACCAGTTATTATGTATTATGTGTTTTATGTTCTGCTTTCAAAAGAAAATTGTACCAGTGATTATTTAACCTGATGTCAGCGGAAAGAGAACAGTTGCAGGGTGTTTTAACCCGGGCCATGTCATGTGTTCGAGAAGCTGAAGAAGCAGCAGAAGCAGATGACTTTGCAGCTTCTTGTGTGAGACAAACTAGAGCTTTATTTAGAAGAAGTGCACGGAGACCACCTTTATCAGGGGGTTtgtattattttagtatttttaaaatatgcaggtTACTCCCACCTATACAGCGCTGGTCGTATACCTTGATAAAATGTTTTCACTAGTTTTGATTAATAAACCTAACAAACATTCATCCACTGTTAGGAGAATATTCGGAGACAGCAAAGAAAATGTGTTCAACTGGCAAAGTTCCTTACTTGCGCTTAAATGGACACCTATGGCGAAGGTCATTAAAAAGTTCACCCGTTTACTTTTCCTTGACAAAGCTGACTGTTTTATTGATTTGTAACCCATGATAACTTCTAACGAAAGTTAGTCAACAACATTATAAGtcatgtattttttacatttaaagaaacgTTTATGAGTGAAGGCTGTAAAACCAGAAGTAAcatatatttttggtttttttttcttctatccgttttttcattgttatgtttttccttttacctagtttaaaataaatattttttctaatgaCACATGCTAATACTTCATAAATTAGAAGCAATAATACATTTCCTGTATATTCAGTAATATCTTGAGATAATGCTTGTTGTAGAATATAATCACTCTGAAGTAAAGtctgactttcttttttctttcacatatCACTGCAGCAACTATCAAAAGACTGTTCagaaatcatatactgtacatcattattgttattgcaATGCTACAGGACTTGTGTTGAAGCATAATCTTGAacacatatgcacaaaaaactCTAAATTAAACTATAAATCGTATACAACGTGTGGATGCCAGTCctatttaaatagtaataattgcaGTTAGAGAATATATATTTCCAGATAATTACGAGAGTATTACTTATTTTCCTAGAAAGATACTTCAcagattacatttatttcaatttttgttttcccCAGATActacaacaagaaaaaaaggaagatCAAAATGCGATATATGGAAACTTAATTTTTTCCTTCTCCAGAAACACAATGAAGAGTATGTTCCACCTCCCTCAGAACTTTCACGTCTTACAAGAAATGGCTTAGGTTTGTACTCGTCATTTAAGTAATTTCTTTAGACAACCTAGTTGCTTTCAAATGCGGATTTGTTCCTACCCCCTCCCATAAACTCTTACTTTTAACTTCTTACATATTTGCATATCCCTGTAAAACTAATGTTGAGCAAATATATCttgtatatacaagtatatatgtatgtatgtatgtatgtttgtatgtatgtgtgtcagtgtatgtgtgtatagatctGGCCATGCAGAAAATTTCTGATGTGTGTTAATTGAATATGGAGGCACACTgaaaaaacactgaaaggaaaGGAAATTCTTGTTATCAAACTAAGATTTTCCAATTTTAGGTAATATAGAGCATCATCTTCCTAATGAGATGTAAAAGTTTgattaggatttttccagttgagtaaAATTAGTTGTTGTGTAAGCAGTGCATAATAGGACATCACAATGCagttttcatagcagttttaaATTATTGCACTAAATTATGTATTCATCCAGTATGCAGATCATTTATGGAATTTCATTACATACTTGTACAATAATTATTTCTCTGATTTCAGGTCCTCCAAAACATGAGCAGCCTGGGACTCAAGACAGATATGGAAGCAAATCATCCATTAATAGGAACTGGACAATTCCCCAGTTAGAGAAGTTTATTATTGAAAGCTACCCAAATGTTCCTTTACACTTAACAGGATTTAGTTTTGCCAAAGCCGAGAAAGGGAGACGTTTGCATAGCTTACAAACTGAAACTGCTGctcaattacaggaaaaaattgGGAAAGGCAAAATATTCATAATTCCTCACCGTGACATACCACTACCGATTCAGGTAGAAATCTCACTAATTTTTATAATATGTTAAATTGTGCATTGATTAATATGATACTCTCTCTGAAGAAAGAAGAACCTGTCATTCTGCAAAATCTTAAGTGAGCATTTATAAAGTATATTGTGCAGTTGTGCTTCATTGCATGTTAATTACACTTTGTCACTCAACTGAATCCacacatttgtttttatgtattactgtatatttaaacaccACATTCCTTTCTACATTTCCTTTTCAAGATGGAGCAGATACACACGGCACAAGAAGAATCAGAATTTAGACCAGAAATTCCAGGTCAAGTGCATGCAGAAACAAGTTATCAGGTATTTATTTCGTATTGTTtgttatattaaaaacattatattaaatgttagtaAATAAGGTTCATTACTTATTAAGGACACCACTATTGATTATATTCAGTATAAAGATAAATcctttataaaagaaataacattgatattttagtgttaaaaattactattttttttttttgtaattatttattcagttttatagaTTATTGCTTTACCTGATTTATTTAATAGGGAGCGCAGGCAACATTGTCACAGGAGCCACATGTAGATAGGCTGGAAAACACAAGAGAACCTCAACCAGAAGTAGATAGCCAGGtatgtaattttgtaaaattCTTTACTACATTAATCTATCCATTTTTTGAAACTGTTGATGGCAGCATGAGGTAAAAGAAGAGAGCAAACCCTAATCAGTATGCCAATCAGACACTCCCATAGTCACCAATACCAATCCAATTTAGAGTTTCTGATAAAACTAAAAATGAGGCACTTGAGATGTCAAAGGAAACAGGAGcttattgaaaaaatgtaaatataaacaatatGGGCAGGTCCCATAATGGGCTTTTGAGCCCAGTGTTGAGGAAGCACACAAACCTCTGCACCACACTCTTCTTCAGTCTTTAAAGAGATCTgttacattaatttaaattatttagtccTGGCAAGTTGCATTTCCTACATACATTGTTAGTTCCCTGTGTGGATGCATGGTTCCTCTCACAGTCTATAGACAGTCTGTTAAATCAATCAGTCAAACTGGTTTTGTATTAGAATGCCTGAGTAAGTgtttctgtaatggactggcatctcatctaggtctattttctgcattgttttcattactgct of the Erpetoichthys calabaricus chromosome 2, fErpCal1.3, whole genome shotgun sequence genome contains:
- the LOC127526620 gene encoding uncharacterized protein LOC127526620 — encoded protein: MSCVREAEEAAEADDFAASCVRQTRALFRRSARRPPLSGDTTTRKKGRSKCDIWKLNFFLLQKHNEEYVPPPSELSRLTRNGLGPPKHEQPGTQDRYGSKSSINRNWTIPQLEKFIIESYPNVPLHLTGFSFAKAEKGRRLHSLQTETAAQLQEKIGKGKIFIIPHRDIPLPIQMEQIHTAQEESEFRPEIPGQVHAETSYQGAQATLSQEPHVDRLENTREPQPEVDSQILIGDIENFLGSAEYENSTSELRLSRLHEEANVPSPPESPFAYINADTPTVQIKVSQLEEKRFHLDRSFSELEGLIEEEIIIEINREIILNDMQRIYGTTELLN